A stretch of Flavobacterium sp. N2270 DNA encodes these proteins:
- a CDS encoding T9SS type A sorting domain-containing protein: MKTKILFIIIAFTSFCNAQIVNIPNANFKAKLIAANASNTTAKDLSGNYFKIDTNNDGEIQLTEALQVSSIDVFYSNITSIQGITSFSNLQFLNCAWNSILSIDLNGLTNLQTLWAWKCYATSFNFTGCTSLNYIDCGQNSIATLNVNNLNNLTTLKCRDSYNYPNNLNINMNGCYNLSYLEVDSSRIANLNLTGLNNLQTLICGGNQLTSLNVSNLTNLIKLDCRVNQISSLDVTNLVNLQELIFYNNNLTSINVNNLTQLTNFWGNNNQLTFLDVTNCINLQSLSCNSNELTTLLMKNGINETSNYISDNPNLNYICCDDFEISEIQTIANPTCQVNSYCSFTPGGNYYTIVGNSKVDYNLNGCDVLDYNYPYLKFQINSSSINTFSIPNQSGNYSIPVQSGIYTITPILENPSYYNISPSNSSVSFPAQSSPFMQDFCISPNGNHNDLEIIIFPLTNAIAGSNAKYKLVYKNKGNQIQSGSLNLLYNDAVLDLISANPLVLSQTTNSLTWNFTNLLPFESREIDVIFNLNSPTEIPPLNIGNILNYTASISGLTDEAPNDNIATLNQIVVNSYDPNDKICLEGTTITPSMVGEYVHYLIRFENNGTANAQNIVVRDIIDTNKFDINTLIPIKGSHNFETRISSTNKVEFIFQNINLPFDDANNDGYVSFKIKTKPNLVVGNTFSNSASIYFDYNFPIVTNNYTTTIQNTLGLQENDFINNISIYPNPVKDILNFKTERNISKVEVYDIAGRILSSNSIRENKIDLSELKTGNYILKLYTEKGLMNTIIIKE; the protein is encoded by the coding sequence ATGAAAACAAAAATCCTTTTTATTATTATAGCATTTACATCATTTTGTAACGCACAAATTGTAAATATTCCAAATGCAAATTTTAAAGCTAAGTTAATAGCCGCCAACGCAAGTAATACAACTGCAAAAGATTTATCAGGAAATTATTTCAAAATAGATACTAATAATGATGGTGAAATTCAATTAACTGAAGCATTACAAGTTAGTTCAATTGATGTTTTTTATTCAAATATCACAAGTATTCAAGGTATTACTTCATTTTCAAACTTACAGTTTTTAAATTGTGCTTGGAATTCGATTTTAAGTATTGATTTAAATGGTTTAACAAATTTACAAACATTATGGGCATGGAAGTGTTATGCAACTTCTTTCAACTTCACTGGTTGTACTAGTCTAAACTATATTGATTGTGGACAAAATTCTATAGCAACACTCAATGTAAATAATTTAAATAATTTAACCACTTTAAAATGTAGAGATAGTTATAATTATCCAAACAATTTAAATATTAATATGAACGGTTGTTATAACTTATCATATTTAGAGGTTGATAGTAGTAGAATTGCAAACCTAAATTTAACAGGATTAAACAATTTACAAACTCTAATTTGCGGTGGAAACCAGCTTACTTCATTAAATGTGTCAAATTTAACTAACTTGATTAAATTGGATTGTCGGGTAAATCAAATTTCTTCTTTAGATGTAACCAATTTAGTGAACCTTCAAGAATTAATTTTTTACAACAACAATTTAACATCAATAAACGTAAATAATTTAACACAACTTACAAATTTTTGGGGAAATAATAATCAGCTAACATTTCTTGATGTAACAAACTGTATAAATTTACAATCTCTATCCTGCAACAGCAATGAATTAACAACATTGTTGATGAAAAATGGTATAAATGAAACTTCAAATTATATTTCTGACAATCCTAATCTAAATTATATTTGCTGCGATGATTTTGAAATATCTGAAATTCAGACTATTGCTAACCCTACTTGTCAGGTTAATTCCTATTGTTCATTTACACCTGGTGGAAATTATTATACAATAGTAGGAAATAGTAAAGTTGATTATAACTTAAATGGATGCGATGTTTTAGATTACAACTATCCTTATTTAAAATTTCAAATAAATAGTAGTTCAATAAACACTTTTTCAATTCCAAATCAATCTGGAAATTATAGTATTCCTGTTCAATCTGGAATTTACACTATTACTCCAATACTGGAAAACCCAAGCTATTATAATATATCGCCCTCAAATTCTAGTGTTAGTTTTCCTGCTCAAAGTAGTCCATTTATGCAAGATTTTTGCATTTCTCCAAATGGTAATCATAATGATTTAGAAATAATTATTTTCCCATTAACCAACGCAATTGCCGGTTCTAATGCTAAATATAAATTAGTTTATAAAAATAAAGGAAATCAAATCCAATCAGGCTCATTAAATCTTTTATATAATGATGCTGTTTTAGATTTAATTTCTGCAAATCCATTAGTTTTAAGTCAAACAACAAACTCGTTAACTTGGAATTTTACAAATTTACTTCCATTTGAAAGTAGAGAAATTGATGTGATTTTTAACTTAAATTCGCCAACTGAAATTCCTCCATTAAATATTGGAAATATTTTAAATTACACAGCATCCATAAGTGGTTTGACTGATGAAGCTCCGAACGATAACATTGCAACTTTAAATCAAATAGTTGTAAATTCGTATGACCCAAATGATAAAATTTGTTTGGAAGGAACAACAATCACACCAAGCATGGTTGGTGAATATGTGCATTACTTAATACGATTTGAAAACAATGGAACAGCAAATGCTCAAAATATAGTTGTTAGAGATATAATTGACACCAATAAATTTGACATAAATACTTTAATTCCAATTAAAGGAAGTCATAACTTTGAAACAAGAATATCAAGCACAAATAAAGTAGAATTTATTTTTCAAAATATAAATCTTCCTTTTGATGACGCTAATAATGATGGTTATGTATCTTTTAAAATTAAAACAAAACCAAATTTAGTTGTTGGAAATACTTTTAGCAATTCAGCAAGCATCTATTTTGATTATAATTTTCCAATAGTTACAAATAATTATACAACAACAATTCAAAACACATTGGGTTTACAAGAAAATGATTTTATCAATAACATTTCTATATATCCAAACCCTGTGAAAGATATTTTAAATTTTAAAACAGAACGTAATATTTCAAAAGTTGAAGTTTATGATATTGCCGGAAGAATTTTAAGTTCAAATTCGATTCGTGAAAATAAAATTGATTTGAGCGAACTGAAAACAGGGAATTATATACT